A genomic stretch from Hirundo rustica isolate bHirRus1 chromosome 26, bHirRus1.pri.v3, whole genome shotgun sequence includes:
- the MBD3 gene encoding methyl-CpG-binding domain protein 3 isoform X1, producing MPKAALPGHRGGPRRSALGAFPLGQASPGRDRTLSHFSPSGKKFRSKPQLARYLGSSMDLGTFDFRTGKMLMNKMNKNRQRMRYDCSNQAKGKPDLNTALPVRQTASIFKQPVTKITNHPSNKVKSDPQKAVDQPRQLFWEKKLSGLNAFDIAEELVKTMDLPKGLQGVGPGCTDETLLSAIASALHTSTMPITGQLSAAVEKNPGVWLNTSQPLCKAFMVTDEDIRKQEELVQQVRKRLEEALMADMLAHVEEIARDGEPPSEKEGAEEEGEEEEEEEEQDHDQEMENV from the exons ATGCCCAAAGCGGCGCTGCCGGGACATCGTGGGGGCCCGCGGCGCTCGGCGCTGGG TGCTTTTCCTTTGGGCCAAGCTTCCCCAGGAAGAGACAGGACTCTCAGTCATTTCAG CCCCAGTGGGAAGAAGTTCCGGAGCAAGCCGCAGCTGGCGCGTTACTTGGGCAGCTCCATGGACCTGGGCACCTTTGACTTCCGCACGGGGAAGATGCTGATGAACAAAATGAACAAGAACAGGCAGAGGATGCGCTACGACTGCTCCAACCAAGCCAAA GGCAAGCCTGATTTGAACACGGCCCTGCCTGTGAGACAGACAGCCTCTATCTTCAAACAGCCCGTCACAAAGATCACAAACCACCCCAGCAACAAGGTGAAGAGTGACCCCCAGAAAGCTGTGGACCAGCCCAGGCAG CTCTTCTGGGAGAAGAAGTTGAGTGGACTGAACGCCTTTGACATTGCAGAGGAGCTGGTGAAGACAATGGACCTTCCCAAGGGGTTGCAAG GGGTTGGCCCCGGCTGCACAGACGAGACTCTGCTGTCTGCCATCGCCAGTGCCCTGCACACCAGCACCATGCCCATCACTGGCCAGCTCTCTGCAGCCGTGGAGAAGAACCCTGGGGTCTGGCTGAACACCTCCCAGCCTCTCTGCAAAGCCTTCATGGTGACAGATGAAGATATCAG gaagcaggaggagctggtgcaGCAGGTGAGGAAGAGGCTGGAGGAAGCTCTGATGGCTGACATGCTGGCCCACGTGGAGGAGATCgccagggatggggagcctCCCTCGGAGAaagaaggagcagaggaggaaggagaagaagaagaggaggaggaggaacaggaCCATGACCAGGAGATGGAAAATGTATAG
- the MBD3 gene encoding methyl-CpG-binding domain protein 3 isoform X3 — protein sequence MERKSPSGKKFRSKPQLARYLGSSMDLGTFDFRTGKMLMNKMNKNRQRMRYDCSNQAKGKPDLNTALPVRQTASIFKQPVTKITNHPSNKVKSDPQKAVDQPRQLFWEKKLSGLNAFDIAEELVKTMDLPKGLQGVGPGCTDETLLSAIASALHTSTMPITGQLSAAVEKNPGVWLNTSQPLCKAFMVTDEDIRKQEELVQQVRKRLEEALMADMLAHVEEIARDGEPPSEKEGAEEEGEEEEEEEEQDHDQEMENV from the exons ATGGAGCGGAAGAG CCCCAGTGGGAAGAAGTTCCGGAGCAAGCCGCAGCTGGCGCGTTACTTGGGCAGCTCCATGGACCTGGGCACCTTTGACTTCCGCACGGGGAAGATGCTGATGAACAAAATGAACAAGAACAGGCAGAGGATGCGCTACGACTGCTCCAACCAAGCCAAA GGCAAGCCTGATTTGAACACGGCCCTGCCTGTGAGACAGACAGCCTCTATCTTCAAACAGCCCGTCACAAAGATCACAAACCACCCCAGCAACAAGGTGAAGAGTGACCCCCAGAAAGCTGTGGACCAGCCCAGGCAG CTCTTCTGGGAGAAGAAGTTGAGTGGACTGAACGCCTTTGACATTGCAGAGGAGCTGGTGAAGACAATGGACCTTCCCAAGGGGTTGCAAG GGGTTGGCCCCGGCTGCACAGACGAGACTCTGCTGTCTGCCATCGCCAGTGCCCTGCACACCAGCACCATGCCCATCACTGGCCAGCTCTCTGCAGCCGTGGAGAAGAACCCTGGGGTCTGGCTGAACACCTCCCAGCCTCTCTGCAAAGCCTTCATGGTGACAGATGAAGATATCAG gaagcaggaggagctggtgcaGCAGGTGAGGAAGAGGCTGGAGGAAGCTCTGATGGCTGACATGCTGGCCCACGTGGAGGAGATCgccagggatggggagcctCCCTCGGAGAaagaaggagcagaggaggaaggagaagaagaagaggaggaggaggaacaggaCCATGACCAGGAGATGGAAAATGTATAG
- the MBD3 gene encoding methyl-CpG-binding domain protein 3 isoform X2 encodes MERKSAFPLGQASPGRDRTLSHFSPSGKKFRSKPQLARYLGSSMDLGTFDFRTGKMLMNKMNKNRQRMRYDCSNQAKGKPDLNTALPVRQTASIFKQPVTKITNHPSNKVKSDPQKAVDQPRQLFWEKKLSGLNAFDIAEELVKTMDLPKGLQGVGPGCTDETLLSAIASALHTSTMPITGQLSAAVEKNPGVWLNTSQPLCKAFMVTDEDIRKQEELVQQVRKRLEEALMADMLAHVEEIARDGEPPSEKEGAEEEGEEEEEEEEQDHDQEMENV; translated from the exons ATGGAGCGGAAGAG TGCTTTTCCTTTGGGCCAAGCTTCCCCAGGAAGAGACAGGACTCTCAGTCATTTCAG CCCCAGTGGGAAGAAGTTCCGGAGCAAGCCGCAGCTGGCGCGTTACTTGGGCAGCTCCATGGACCTGGGCACCTTTGACTTCCGCACGGGGAAGATGCTGATGAACAAAATGAACAAGAACAGGCAGAGGATGCGCTACGACTGCTCCAACCAAGCCAAA GGCAAGCCTGATTTGAACACGGCCCTGCCTGTGAGACAGACAGCCTCTATCTTCAAACAGCCCGTCACAAAGATCACAAACCACCCCAGCAACAAGGTGAAGAGTGACCCCCAGAAAGCTGTGGACCAGCCCAGGCAG CTCTTCTGGGAGAAGAAGTTGAGTGGACTGAACGCCTTTGACATTGCAGAGGAGCTGGTGAAGACAATGGACCTTCCCAAGGGGTTGCAAG GGGTTGGCCCCGGCTGCACAGACGAGACTCTGCTGTCTGCCATCGCCAGTGCCCTGCACACCAGCACCATGCCCATCACTGGCCAGCTCTCTGCAGCCGTGGAGAAGAACCCTGGGGTCTGGCTGAACACCTCCCAGCCTCTCTGCAAAGCCTTCATGGTGACAGATGAAGATATCAG gaagcaggaggagctggtgcaGCAGGTGAGGAAGAGGCTGGAGGAAGCTCTGATGGCTGACATGCTGGCCCACGTGGAGGAGATCgccagggatggggagcctCCCTCGGAGAaagaaggagcagaggaggaaggagaagaagaagaggaggaggaggaacaggaCCATGACCAGGAGATGGAAAATGTATAG